The sequence GCGGGCTCGATCGTGGCCGCGGCACTGGCCCAGCCGTGGGGCGCCGCGGCGGTGATCACGGCCGGCGGCGCCGTGATCGCGGCCGCCGCGTTCCTCGCCTACCGCGGGATCCGCAAGAAGTTCGTCCACGACCTCGACTTCGACGGCGCGTCCCCGGCCCTGCGCCGCTCGGCGATCCGGCTCGGCCAGGTCGGCTGGTGCGCGATGGCCCTCGCCTACGGCACCGTGGGCGCGATGTTCGTCGTCGCCGCCGTCGAGTACGACCCCGCCAAGGCCGGCGGCCTGGACCCCGCGCTCAAGACGCTCGCGGTGCAGCCGTACGGGCAGGCGATGCTGCTGGCGCTGGCCGCGGGGATCGCGGTCTTCGGGGTGTTCGGACTGGTCGAGAGCCGGTACCGCAAGATCTGACGCGGCATCAGGGCCGGTCGGCGATCCGGGCGCAGGCGGTCCGGTCGAAGGGAAGTCCGGCCTTGCGGAAGACCAGAAGCGAGTTGCCGATCCGGCTGTCCCACAGCCGGGCGTTGGCGACCGCCGCCGCGAGGACGTCCCGTTGCGTCGCCGACAATCCGGCCTGTTCGTCGTACGGGGTGCTGAAAGCAGCCAGCAGCAACGGACCCCAGGTGGTGTCGAACCCGGTCCAGTCCGCGTGCCGGACGATCGTCCCGGCCGGTGCCGCGATGAGCGCGAAGTCGTCGACCCGGGCGAGGACGACGGCGATGAGTTCGCTGAGCGTGTAGGGCGCGGCATCGGCGACGCCGTGGTCCGCCGCGTCGGCCAAGGCGGCGATGAGGACGCTCGTGGCCGTGGCATCGGCCGCGGCGCGCGGGGCCAGTGCGGCGCACACGCGCACGTCGTGGTCGGGATCCGCGAGGTACGGCTCGGTGTCGGCGCCGAGCTCGCCGAGTTGCCGCACCCACTGGGCCCGGTCTTCCGACGGATCGTCCGCCCAGCGGCGGAGGCGGGCGGCGAGAGCGGCCCGCCGATCGGCCGGCGCGGGTGTCTTGACACAGGACACCGCCGCCAGAACGGCCCATCTCCGCAACGCCGGATCAGCGTCGTCAAGGAAACCGGCCACCACGGGATAAGACTCCGTGATCGCCTGCCGCAACGGCCCGACAAGGCCCTCGAAATGCGTCGACCCGGCTGATCGCACGGTTGCTTCGGCGACCCAGCCGATGAACTCGACGAGCGCGACGCGCACCCTCGGGGAAACGCGGCCTTCGGCGAGCAGCCGGGCGACGACCCGGGTGGCGGGCGCGGTGGCGGACTCGGGAAACCCTTGGTGGAGCACGGCGGCATCCAGGTGGTCGAGCGCCGCGTTCTGCGCGTCGACGTCCGCGGAGGTGAGCGCGGCCAGGTGCCCGGGAGTGTCGGTGGCGGGGCCGTAAGCGTGGGTGAGCGATCCCCAGTCGATCTCGTCCGGCACCCGCCCATGCTTCCACACAGCCGGGCGTAACCGGCCGTGTGGAGCAATCCGTCGGTTTTCGCCCGGCATCCCGCGGGACGGTGTTAACTTCCGTCCGTCATCCGCGGCCCGAGCGAGGTGTTCCCGTCACCGTGACCCCGCACATGGACAAGTTCGCCGCCCACCTGCGCATGTTGAAAGACCGCAGCGGGCAGGGCTACGAACGGCTCGGCCGGCAGGCCGGGGTCAGCGGCTCCAGCCTGCACCGGTACTGCTCGGGCAAGAGCTTCCCCGCCGACTACCGCGTGGTCCACTCCTTCGCCAAGGTCTGCGGCGCGTCCACGGAAGAACTGCGCGAACTGCACCAGCTGTGGGCGCTGGCCGACACCGGCCGCGCCGACGAGCCGCCGCCGGAACCGGCCGAAGTTCCGCCGCGGCCACGAAGACGCGCGTACGTGGCGGTGGCCATCGCGATCGCGGCCCTGCTGGCGGGCGGCCTCGCCTGGGCCACCGCCGGTGGGACCGCGTCCGGCCCCGCGGCCCCCGGCCGGTACGCGGACCGGGTGCTGTTCTCCACGGGCTGCCAGCCGCCGGTCAGCATGGGCCAGCACGACGAGTGCGTCACCGAGGTGCAGAACCTGCTCGTCGCGGCCCAGGGGCGGCTTTCGGTCGACGGCTCGTTCGGCCCGGAGACGCTGCGCCGCGTCACCGCGTTCCAGGTGCTGGCCGGGCTGCCCGCGCGCGGCGTCGTCGACGAGGCCACCAAGAACGCGTTGTACGACCACCGGACCAGCATGGCGGGCTGGTCGGCGGCCATGGTGGAGCAGCGGATCCGGGCCGTCTTCACCGAAGCGCCGGACACCGCGGTCGCGATCGCCCGCTGCGCCTCGTTCCTCGACCCGCTGTGGGTGCTGCCGAACACCAACGGCAGCCGCAACTGGGGCGTCTTCCAGATCTCCGACGGCCGCCTGCTGGAGCTGGGTGGCACGCCGCGCCAGGCGTTCGACCCGGTCTGGAACATCGACGCGGCGCACCGCCTCTGGAGCGCGCGCCACGACTTCCACGACTGGCCGGCCTGCTCGGCGGCCCTCCAGCCGCCGCAGCCGCACTAGAGCGGACAGGGCGAAGCCCGCGTCCTCCGCGAGGGGCGGCCCGGCGAGCGGGCCCGGAGGGCGCGGGCTTCGCGGCACACTGACGCCGGAACCCCCAGGTTCCCGGCGGCAGCCTTCGGGTCAGACCGTCCCGTTCTCCCACCACCACGCGCGGCCGAGGTCGGCCCGGCTGTCCACGTGCTGGTGATCGGTGTTGTACGTCTCGAGGCCGGAGAACCCGCTGGTTTCGGCCTTCTGGTAGACGGTCTTGTTCGACACACCCGGCACGTTCAGGTCGGCCGCCGTGCCGTAGAGGTGCATGCTGTCGCTGGCGCCGCCGATGTCCGCGTTGTGCGCGATGCTGCGGAACCCGGAGTTCACCGTGATCGGCTTGTTCCCGAGCTTCTTGCGCACCGCCTCCAGCTTGTACATGCAGCGGCGGGCGTTCTCCTTGGCGGTGGCCGCGCTGACCTTGCCGCCGTTGAAGGTGCCGCTCACCCGGTCGGTGAACTCGCTGAAGTCGAAGTGCGCGGTCGAGCCGTCGCTCTGTTCCAGCGCGTTGAGCGCGGCCTGGGTGGCCGGGCCGACCTGGCCGTCCGCGCTCAAGCCGTACGCCGCCTGGAACCGGCGGACCGCGGCCGCCGTGCCGGGGCCGAACTCGCCGTCGATCGAAACCCGGCTGTGGCTGGGCGAATCGGCCGCCCAGCCGGCGACCCGGATCTGCAGTTCGGCGACGTCGGCGCCCGTATTGCCTTGCACGAGAGTGCGGGACCAGGAGTACGCCTGTGCGGTACCGGGCAGCAGCAGCGGGCTGACCGCCGCGGCCGCACCGAGCACCACCGCGCCGCGCAGCACCGTGCGGCGGCTCATGGGGAGCGTCATTCTTTTCCTTTCCTAGCGGGGATTCAGCGGTTGGCAAGCTGGTCGAGGTCGGCCTGGGTGCCGTTGAAGACGTCCCCGGTCGCCGGCGCAGGGATGCCGTCGGGGATGGCCGCGTCGGTGTACTGCCACATCAGCCAGGTCTTCGAGCCGGCGGGCAGCGCCGGCTGCGTCACGGACTGGCGGTAGTCGGCGAGCTGCATCGGGTACGCCGAAAGCGCCGTGGTGCCACCCAAACAGGCGTCCAGGAACGACTTCTGGGTGTAGATGATCGGGGTCCGGCCGAACGCCGCCTGCACCTTGTCCAGCCACGCCTTGGCGTCGGCGACCGTGACGTACGGCGGGCAGCCGCCGGAACCGTCGTCCTTCCACTCCAGGTCGAACACCGGCGGGAGGTCGCCAGCCCGCTTGCCGGTGTACCCGGTGGCCTTCACCGCGGCGATGAACCGGTCGGCCTGCGCGCCGCCGGTGCCGGCCGCCGTGCCCGTGTAGAAGTGGTACGGCCCCACGGCCAGCCCGGCGTTGCGCGCGGCGGGCAGGTCCGTGGCCAGGTACTCGTCAGTGACGTTCAGGCCGCGGGTCGCCTTGACGGTCGCGAACTCCACCCCGGACGCTTTGACCGCGCCCCAGTTGATGGGCGCGCCGCCGGGGTGCTGGTACTTCGCGGTGTCGACGCCGTCGATCGGGTGCCCGGCGGGCTTCGGCGGCGTGCAGTAGGTGTTGCGGCTGGACCAGTCGGTCACTTTTGCCCAGGTGGTCGGCCCGGCGACGCCGTCGGCACTGGCGTTGACGCAGTGCTGGAACTGGATCACCCGGTTCCGGGTGCCATCACCGAACTGGCCGTCGACCGTCAGCGGCGGGTAGTGCCCCGGTTCCATGGCGAGGTTCAGCCGGCACTGGAGTTCCTTGACGTCGGTGCCGGTGGCGCCGCTCTGCAGGGTCGGCCGCGCGGTGGAATGACCGCACACCACGCTCTGCGCGGTGTCCGACGTGCCCTGGGTGGCGCACTTGCGCGGCCGTGCGGCCCACGAGTTCAGCGCGGCCCAGGTGTTCGGCCCGATCTGGCCGTCCACGCTCAGCGCGGCGCACTTCTGGAAGACGCGCACGCGGGCATCGGTGGCCGGCCCGAAGGAGCCGTCCGCCCCGATCGGCGTGTAGCGGCTCGCCTTGGTCGCGAGGTTCAGTTCGCACTGCGCCTCCGCGACCGAGGTGCCGGTCGCCCCTTGTTTCAGCGTGGGCTGGGCCGTCGTGTGCCCGCACACGGCAACGGGTTCGGCCGCGACCGCGGTTGCGGCCGCGGCGGGGAACACCAGCAGCACCGCGACGGCCAGAGCGAGTCTTTGCATGGCTCGCAGGCTGGCAGTGATCGGCTTGCCGGTCCCCGGTTGGCGGGCGACTCGGGATGCCGGGACGGTCCCACCCCGGTGGACCTGCGGGAATGGCGGGGCGGTGGGACGCCGCTGGGACGTGGTGGCCACGCTGGGGTGGTGGAGTCTTGCGTCGGGTGGACCTTTCGCGGCGGCCAGCCCCAGTCGAGATGTTCGCCTAGCGCACCGGGTTGCGCGAATCGGCGACCTCGCCGGGCGTGCGCTGCCCGGCCGCGATGTTCTTCCCGGCGCCGTCACCGAAACTCCCCAGGGCTCGGGCAAAGTCAAGCCGGCAGCCACATCGGTCACCGCCCGCACGTCATGAACGACCCGTTCACCTCGCCAGACGTCAGGGCCCCGACAAAGTCGCGTCGGTGCAGTTCGCAGCGTTGCACCAGCGTCTTGAATGACTCATTCAGGACCTCCGAAGACCTGAATGACTCATTCAAGACGTGGGGCCAGCGGGTCACCGACGGCAGAGTGGCCCGGCCGCGTGACTTTGCCGCAACCCCGGCCGTGATGTCGTGAACGACTCGTTCATGTCGTCGGGTGAGGTGAACGACCCGTTCATGACGTCCCGCGCGCCGGGCAGACCAGGCACGACTTTGCCGGGGCCCTGCCGGTACCCCGGCGGCGGAAATCCGCGCCGCCGGACCCGCGCGGGCGCGCCCGGAGTCCCGCGTCCGCTGGACCTTCCGCGGCGGCCACAGCGTCGACGACAACCCGTCACCACTACAAAGAGTGACCAACACCCGAAGGATCCTCATGATCACCGCGCACGAAAACCAAGCAGTTTTCGGAAAATCCGCTCCTCTACCAGTCCACGCGATCACTCTGTGTATCAGGGGGTCACTGAGCGCTCGTGATCATCACGCTAAGTTTCCCCCTGTTCGCCGGGGCCCGACGACGCGTCCCCGCCCATCCTCCGCCGGCGCGTGCCCCGTGGCGCGCGCTCGTTCGCCGTGCCGAAAGGAAGTTGCTTGACCGCCACGACGTTGACACAGGTGCTTCGCGAGACCCACACCGTCGCCGGGCCCACCCGGCTGATCGTGCGGTGGGACCGTGAAACCGGCTGGGCGCACCTGGCCATCGCCGTTCCGGGTGCCGGTCCGGCCTGTTTCGCGGGTTTCCACCGGTTCGCCGGGGGAAGCGCCGGAGCCGTCGCCGCCGAGCTCGCGGCCGCCGGGTGTGTGTCCGCTCCCCCGCTCCACCTCGACGACACCTTGTCGGAGATCGAAGCCGTGCTGCCGGAGGTGACCGTCGATGCGCGTGGATGACCTGTACCTCAACGGGATCGGCACCGACGTCGGCGCGCTGAGCCCGGTCGCCGCCTCGCTGGCGGCCGGGGAGTTCACCGCCGACGACGCCGGGCGGACCGGCCAGCTCTCCACCGCCGTCGCCGGGCTGCCCGGCCCCGAGCTGGCGGTGCGCGCGGGGCGGAAAGCCCTGCGTGAGGCGGAAAGCACGGGTGGCGAGCCGGTGTGGCCGACGTTGTGCCTGCACGCCGGGATCTACCACTCCGGCATCGATTTCTGGCACGCCGCGTCCTACGTGCGCGACCAGCTCGGCGTCGGCGCCGGGCCCGGCCTCACGCTCGAGCTCGGCGCGATGAGCAACAGCCTGGTCGCCGGCCTGGACGTCGCGGCGAGCGTGCTGCGCGGCCGTCCGGACCACGACGCCGCGCTCATCACCGCGGGCGACCGGTTCGGCGCGCCCGGCTTCCCGCACTGGACCACCGACACCGGCATCGTCTACGGCGACGCCGGCAGCGCGGTCGTGCTGTCCCGGCGGCCGGGCCTGGCGCGGATCCGCGCGATCGCCTCCTACACCGACCCGTCACTGGAAGGCCTGCAGCGCGGCAACGAACCGTTCCGCACGGCCAGCATCGCCGCGCACCGGTCACTCGACATCCGCGCCCGCAAGCGCCAGTGGCTCGGCCGCCACGGCGGCCCGGCGCTCGTCGACAGCCGCAACGCCGACGGCGTCACGACGGTGGTGAAGACCGCGCTGGCCGACGCGGGTGTCGACCTGCCCGACATCGCCCGGATCTGCGCCCCGCACTACGGCCGCCGCCTGGTGCACACGCAGATCCTGCGCCCGCTGGGCATTCCCGAGCACCGCACGATGACCGAACTCGGACTGCGAGTCGGTCACCTGGGCGCCAGCGACCAGATCGTGGCGCTCGACCACCTGCTCCGCACCGGCGAAGCGGGCCCGGGCGACCACGTGCTGCTGCTGGGTATCGGCGTCGGCATGACGTGGACGGCGGTGGTCCTGCAGCTCGGCCCGGTCGCCGCGCGGTGACCACCCTGCCCGGCGAGTACGGCTCGCCGGGCAGGGGGCTCAGCTGACGAGCTGCCAGAGGAAGCTCGCGTTGTTCACCGGCGCGGAAACCTTCTTCGTCCAGAGGTACTTCGTCGTGCAGGGCGGGACGATGTGGTACTTCCGCACGGTGAACGTGCGGGCCTCCTTGTACTGCTGCAACCGCATCACCTTGCCGGCGGGCACGGTCGCCGCGTAGGACCACGAGTCGGACTTCGAATAGCTCGCGCCCACGCTCACCGCGAGGGAAACGCTGGCCTTGGCGAAGATCACGCCCGCTTCCGCGCTGGTCGTCCCCGTGATCGACGCGTTCACCGTCGACGTCGCCGTCCGGTTGTAGGTGATCGTGCCCGGCCCGCGCAGGTAGTCGCTGCGGAGGTTCGTCGCGAGCCACGAACGCGAAGGGCTGGAGAACGTGTAGTCGGGCGGATCCCGCACCTCGGGGCACGGGTACAGCGCGAGGGCCTGCGCGCCCGCACCCGTCACGGCGGGCACGACGGCAGGCGCGCAGGTCAGCAGGACCACTGCGGCGATGGAACGCAAACGCATACCGGTCTCCCCTGGTTGATCTTGGGAACAACCCTAAGCGCAGCGAATCGGCGAAGCGCGGGAAGTAACCTCTTCGGGCGACCCGCGCCGAGGCCGGCGGCCTACCGCGTGGCCGCCGCGGGGATCGACGGGCCGGCATCCGGCACTCCCGCGTAGTCGGGCAGTTCGACGCCGTTGAGCGCGCGCTGGACCAGATCAGTGAGCCACTCCATGTCCGGCTCCCCGGCCGGCTCGGCGCCACTGCGCATCTCCGCGTGCAGCCGGCCCATCTCCTGGTTGGCCTCGACGAACGAGCGCATCCGCTCCTCGTAGCGGGCGAACGCGGTCGCGGGGTCCCAGCCGGCCGCGGCCAGCTCGCCGGCCAGCAGGTAGGCCCCGATCAGCGCCAGCCCGGTGCCCTGGCCGGACAGCGGCGACGAGCTGAACGCCGCGTCGCCGATCAGCCCCACCCGGCCGCTGGACCAGCTGTCCATCACCACCTGGGCGACCTGGTCGAGGTAGAAGTCCGGGGTGTCGTCGAGGTGCGCGAGGATGCGCGGGGTCAGCCAGCCGAAATCGCCCATCCGCTCGCGCAGCAGGCTTTTCTGGGCCTCGACGTCGCG is a genomic window of Amycolatopsis lexingtonensis containing:
- a CDS encoding DUF1206 domain-containing protein — translated: MPDIRGFSLFARIGLVCYAFVHLVVAWLAAQVALGDNEKADKAGALQIVAAGGGAWLLWLIAVGTGLLALWQLVEALAGHRGAAPRRRWVRRATSGLEVVLYALVAYSAGKIATGGSGKAGSIVAAALAQPWGAAAVITAGGAVIAAAAFLAYRGIRKKFVHDLDFDGASPALRRSAIRLGQVGWCAMALAYGTVGAMFVVAAVEYDPAKAGGLDPALKTLAVQPYGQAMLLALAAGIAVFGVFGLVESRYRKI
- a CDS encoding helix-turn-helix domain-containing protein — protein: MTPHMDKFAAHLRMLKDRSGQGYERLGRQAGVSGSSLHRYCSGKSFPADYRVVHSFAKVCGASTEELRELHQLWALADTGRADEPPPEPAEVPPRPRRRAYVAVAIAIAALLAGGLAWATAGGTASGPAAPGRYADRVLFSTGCQPPVSMGQHDECVTEVQNLLVAAQGRLSVDGSFGPETLRRVTAFQVLAGLPARGVVDEATKNALYDHRTSMAGWSAAMVEQRIRAVFTEAPDTAVAIARCASFLDPLWVLPNTNGSRNWGVFQISDGRLLELGGTPRQAFDPVWNIDAAHRLWSARHDFHDWPACSAALQPPQPH
- a CDS encoding D-Ala-D-Ala carboxypeptidase family metallohydrolase: MSRRTVLRGAVVLGAAAAVSPLLLPGTAQAYSWSRTLVQGNTGADVAELQIRVAGWAADSPSHSRVSIDGEFGPGTAAAVRRFQAAYGLSADGQVGPATQAALNALEQSDGSTAHFDFSEFTDRVSGTFNGGKVSAATAKENARRCMYKLEAVRKKLGNKPITVNSGFRSIAHNADIGGASDSMHLYGTAADLNVPGVSNKTVYQKAETSGFSGLETYNTDHQHVDSRADLGRAWWWENGTV
- a CDS encoding GH25 family lysozyme; amino-acid sequence: MQRLALAVAVLLVFPAAAATAVAAEPVAVCGHTTAQPTLKQGATGTSVAEAQCELNLATKASRYTPIGADGSFGPATDARVRVFQKCAALSVDGQIGPNTWAALNSWAARPRKCATQGTSDTAQSVVCGHSTARPTLQSGATGTDVKELQCRLNLAMEPGHYPPLTVDGQFGDGTRNRVIQFQHCVNASADGVAGPTTWAKVTDWSSRNTYCTPPKPAGHPIDGVDTAKYQHPGGAPINWGAVKASGVEFATVKATRGLNVTDEYLATDLPAARNAGLAVGPYHFYTGTAAGTGGAQADRFIAAVKATGYTGKRAGDLPPVFDLEWKDDGSGGCPPYVTVADAKAWLDKVQAAFGRTPIIYTQKSFLDACLGGTTALSAYPMQLADYRQSVTQPALPAGSKTWLMWQYTDAAIPDGIPAPATGDVFNGTQADLDQLANR
- a CDS encoding ketoacyl-ACP synthase III family protein; the protein is MRVDDLYLNGIGTDVGALSPVAASLAAGEFTADDAGRTGQLSTAVAGLPGPELAVRAGRKALREAESTGGEPVWPTLCLHAGIYHSGIDFWHAASYVRDQLGVGAGPGLTLELGAMSNSLVAGLDVAASVLRGRPDHDAALITAGDRFGAPGFPHWTTDTGIVYGDAGSAVVLSRRPGLARIRAIASYTDPSLEGLQRGNEPFRTASIAAHRSLDIRARKRQWLGRHGGPALVDSRNADGVTTVVKTALADAGVDLPDIARICAPHYGRRLVHTQILRPLGIPEHRTMTELGLRVGHLGASDQIVALDHLLRTGEAGPGDHVLLLGIGVGMTWTAVVLQLGPVAAR